The Microcystis panniformis FACHB-1757 region ACAAATGGGCATATTCTGCACATCAAAAGGGTAAAAACCCGATTTTTAGCGAATTTACTCACAAAAACGCTTTTTTTGCCTTGTTATTGGAGTTAACCCCCCTATGACCGCCGCCCAGGATCATGTCGTCCCCACAGACTTAAGCAATGAAATGTCCCGTTCCTACCTAGAATACGCCATGAGCGTCATCGTCGGGCGCGCCTTGCCCGACGCTAGGGACGGACTGAAACCCGTACACCGGCGCATTCTTTATGCGATGTACGAACTAGGATTAACTCCCGATCGCCCCTTCCGCAAATGCGCTAGAGTCGTCGGGGAAGTATTAGGAAAATACCACCCCCACGGAGATACTGCCGTTTACGATGCCCTCGTCCGCATGGCCCAGGATTTCTCCATGCGCGATCCCCTGATTAACGGTCATGGTAACTTCGGATCGATCGATAACGATCCCCCGGCAGCCATGCGTTATACCGAGTGTCGTCTGCACACCCTGGCCACCAACGCCCTACTACAGGATATCGAGTCAGAAACCGTCGATTTCGCCGATAACTTCGATGGTTCCCAACAGGAACCCGTGGTTTTGCCCTCTAGAGTCCCGCAACTGCTAATTAATGGCTCATCGGGCATCGCCGTCGGTATGGCCACCAATATCCCCCCCCACAACCTGGCCGAGATTATCGATGGAACCGTTGCCCTCATCCATAACCCCGATCTCACCGATACGGAATTACAGCGTTATATCCCGGGGCCAGACTTTCCCACCGGGGGGCATATCCTTGGTAGAGACGGCATTCAGGAAGCTTACACCACCGGCCGCGGTTCCATTACCCTGCGGGGAGTCGCCACCATTGAAACTATCGAACAAAGGGGAAGACCCGATCGAGATGCTATTATCATCACCGAACTGCCCTATCAAACCAATAAAGCGGCATTAATCGAAAAAATCGCCGATTTGGTCAATGATCGCAAAATAGACGGTATTTCCGATGTGCGGGACGAAAGCGATCGCGACGGCATCCGGGTGGTGATCGAACTGAAACGAGATGCCTATCCCCGCGTCGTCCTCAACAATCTTTATAAACAAACGCCCCTCCAGTCGAATTTTGGGGCGAATATGTTGGCATTAGTCGATAACGAACCGAGATTACTGACTTTAAGGGAGTTTCTTCGGGTTTTCCTCGATTTTCGCCTAGAAGTTATCACCCGTCGTACCCGTTATGAACTCCGCAAGGCCGAGGAAAGGGATCATCTCCTTCAGGGTTTACTAATTGCCCTCGCTAGTCTCGATGCAGTCATTGCCCTAATTCGCAGTGCTGCCGACACAGCTAGTGCAAAAGAGGGATTAGTGCAGAATTTTGGTCTTTCGGAGGTGCAAGCGGACGCAATCCTACAAATGCAGCTGCGACGGTTAACTGCCCTAGAATCGGAGAAAATTCAGCAAGAACACGGGGAATTACTGACAAAAATCGGCGATCTTCAGGATATTTTAGCCAGAAAAGAACGGATCGACAGCATTATCGAGGAAGAACTGCAACAGATCAAAACGATTCACGCTACCCCCCGTCGCAGTCATATTGAACAACGGGAAGGAGAAATCGCCGAAACTGACTTGATTGCCAACGAACAGGCCTTAATTCTCGTCACTGAACAGGGTTACATCAAAAGAATGCCCGTTAATACCTTTGAGTCCCAAAATCGGGCGACAAGGGGCAAAGCTGGCGCGAAAATGAAAGAAGACGACGGCATCGATCACTTTATCACCTGCCGCGATCATGATAGCGTCCTCTTTTTCACCGATCGCGGGGTTGTCTATAGTCTCAACGCCTATCATATCCCCACCGGTTCCCGTACCGCTCGCGGAGTTCCGATCGTGCAACTGTTAGAGATTCCCAAAGGGGAGAAAATCACCTCGGTGGTGGCAGTCAGCGAGTTCAGCGAGGATAATTACCTGATTATGCTCACACAAAAGGGATTTATCAAGAAAACCGCCCTCGCTGCCTTTAGTAATATTCGATCGAACGGTTTAATCGCCATTTCTCTCGAAGACGGTGATCAACTGCGTTGGGTTCGCTTGGCTAAAGAGGAAGATAGCGTCATTATCGGTTCTCGTCATGGGATGGCAATTCATTTTAAGGCCGATAGTCAACAATTGCGCTCCTTGGGAAGGGCAACTAAAGGCGTAAAATCGATGAAATTGCGCTCAGGTGACGAATTAATCAGTATGGACA contains the following coding sequences:
- the gyrA gene encoding DNA gyrase subunit A — protein: MTAAQDHVVPTDLSNEMSRSYLEYAMSVIVGRALPDARDGLKPVHRRILYAMYELGLTPDRPFRKCARVVGEVLGKYHPHGDTAVYDALVRMAQDFSMRDPLINGHGNFGSIDNDPPAAMRYTECRLHTLATNALLQDIESETVDFADNFDGSQQEPVVLPSRVPQLLINGSSGIAVGMATNIPPHNLAEIIDGTVALIHNPDLTDTELQRYIPGPDFPTGGHILGRDGIQEAYTTGRGSITLRGVATIETIEQRGRPDRDAIIITELPYQTNKAALIEKIADLVNDRKIDGISDVRDESDRDGIRVVIELKRDAYPRVVLNNLYKQTPLQSNFGANMLALVDNEPRLLTLREFLRVFLDFRLEVITRRTRYELRKAEERDHLLQGLLIALASLDAVIALIRSAADTASAKEGLVQNFGLSEVQADAILQMQLRRLTALESEKIQQEHGELLTKIGDLQDILARKERIDSIIEEELQQIKTIHATPRRSHIEQREGEIAETDLIANEQALILVTEQGYIKRMPVNTFESQNRATRGKAGAKMKEDDGIDHFITCRDHDSVLFFTDRGVVYSLNAYHIPTGSRTARGVPIVQLLEIPKGEKITSVVAVSEFSEDNYLIMLTQKGFIKKTALAAFSNIRSNGLIAISLEDGDQLRWVRLAKEEDSVIIGSRHGMAIHFKADSQQLRSLGRATKGVKSMKLRSGDELISMDILPSQIVAQIAESNEEETEDESEEINPEVANNGPWVLAITMAGLGKRVPVTLLRLQNRAGLGVRVIKFRKKNDKLAALHVVNPNEEFMIITERGIIIRQSVDAITPQSRSAGGIRVQKLDEDDAIAAVALVPLVMRRNLKTFRFAGKWGNGEVGKWGSGEVGKWGSGEIELKPQNPKTPKPQNPNPNT